The Mycolicibacterium parafortuitum nucleotide sequence GCGGTGGCGGGCGACTTCCGCTCGGCGCAGCAGGTCCTCGGCCCGGCCGAGACGGACACCGTGCACTACGCGGGCACCGTCGACGGTCTGGCGGGGCTGATCTCCGACATCGCCTCGGCCGAGGTGGCCGACGGCGTGACCCTGATCGCGGCCTCCCCGCGCCAGGACATCGGGACCGTCGGGCGCGATGTGCTCGGAGCGCTGCGCGAGCCGCCCCGGGCGTCGTGACTGTGGGCCTTGTGCACGCAATCGGCGAGCTACGCGTGCACAAGACCCACAGACGCTAGGCGCTGGCCTGCCAACGCTCGTTCACCACGCGCAGTCCGTCGGCGGTCAACCGGCCGAACAGCCGCAACCGCGCGAGCCCGCCGTCGGGATAGATGTCCAGCCGCGCCTCGGTGACCGGCCGGTCGGAATTCAGCAGCACCCGGTGCCGGGTGTCGGGTCGCAGTTCGGTGGTCTCGAGCAGGTCGAACCATTCGCCGTCACCGTCGCGGCCGCGCAGCCTTGCCGCGCCGGGTGCGTTACCGACGAAGTAGGACGTGTCGATCTCGGCGGCCGCGACGACGCCCTGCCCCGCGAGGTGCACCTGCACCCAGTCGTTGCCCGAATCGCGGCGTCTCGAGGTCTCCCAGCCCTCGCCCATGGTCCGGGCCGAGCCGGGAAGCAGCAGATTGTTCGGTGAGCTGTAGAACATGTTGGAGCACGCGGTGATCCGGCCGCCGTTCTCCAGGGCCGCCAGATCCAACGGGATCTCGGTGAAACGGGGATCCAGCAGCCCTTCGCCGTGGACCCGCAACCGCGCCACCCCGCCGTCGGGATAGATCGACAGCTTGACGTGCGTCCAGCGCCGCGGCGAGTCCACCTCGAACGGATTCCTGGTGTCGCCGTTGACATCCCGGCGGTCGACGATCCTGGTCCACTCGGTC carries:
- the alc gene encoding allantoicase encodes the protein MSTAPAQTHFLSLPDLAARSAGGAVLWANDDLFAEKENLIKPGPAEHRPATFGHKGQVYDGWETRRRRGATADSHDFAIVRLAAPAVVRGVVVDTAWFTGNYPPQIAVDAAFVQGYPSAEELADTTEWTRIVDRRDVNGDTRNPFEVDSPRRWTHVKLSIYPDGGVARLRVHGEGLLDPRFTEIPLDLAALENGGRITACSNMFYSSPNNLLLPGSARTMGEGWETSRRRDSGNDWVQVHLAGQGVVAAAEIDTSYFVGNAPGAARLRGRDGDGEWFDLLETTELRPDTRHRVLLNSDRPVTEARLDIYPDGGLARLRLFGRLTADGLRVVNERWQASA